In the Candidatus Saccharimonas aalborgensis genome, one interval contains:
- a CDS encoding PilN domain-containing protein, translated as MINLLPPLYHRQLIASRANTLLARYVVLSLLLIIVMIAEMTAVYLFLSSSKAQSEAAISENDQKTAKYSEVQKQAEQFRTDLVTAKTILDKQVPYTKIFRTVADLMPDGVILNHLTIDPSTFGTPTNLDIRARTYQAAIAFHTTLNNSNVLSNVSFQTVSFDAQDKTGYPYSSTLSVTFKKEALTEGVE; from the coding sequence ATGATAAACCTTCTTCCTCCACTTTATCACCGTCAACTCATTGCTTCACGCGCCAATACCCTGCTCGCTCGATATGTTGTGCTATCACTGCTTCTCATCATCGTTATGATTGCCGAGATGACTGCAGTTTACCTGTTTTTATCAAGCTCGAAGGCACAGAGTGAGGCCGCTATCAGCGAAAATGATCAAAAAACAGCGAAATATAGCGAAGTGCAAAAACAAGCTGAACAATTTAGAACTGATCTTGTGACGGCAAAGACTATTCTTGACAAGCAGGTACCCTACACAAAGATTTTCCGCACGGTAGCTGATCTAATGCCAGACGGTGTTATCCTCAATCACCTAACCATCGATCCGTCAACCTTTGGCACACCCACGAACCTTGATATTCGGGCTCGTACCTACCAAGCAGCGATTGCCTTCCACACGACCCTCAACAATTCAAACGTACTATCAAATGTTAGTTTTCAGACGGTCTCATTTGATGCGCAAGATAAGACTGGGTACCCCTACTCTTCTACACTCAGTGTTACCTTCAAAAAAGAAGCGCTGACTGAAGGAGTCGAGTAG
- a CDS encoding PRC-barrel domain-containing protein, with translation MILLGSTLLNAPVMSIQTGGELARTSTAIIDPSNLSVIAYAVTGPLVHHSNQLIRVADVRELSSIGLIIDSSDEFVIPEDIIKLQSIYELHFDILGMPVIDQKKKKLGKVIDYTVETGGFVVQQLTVKRPLLRSLNDTELLIHRSQIVEINNHEIVVHSEVSVPEPKRHEVSGSYVNPFRGSAKPAPESVNQSNR, from the coding sequence ATGATTCTTCTCGGCTCCACACTCCTCAACGCTCCCGTAATGAGTATCCAGACGGGTGGCGAACTGGCCCGTACATCAACTGCAATTATTGATCCAAGCAATCTTAGTGTCATAGCGTATGCGGTAACGGGGCCTCTTGTCCATCACTCAAATCAGCTGATCAGAGTTGCAGACGTAAGAGAGTTGAGCAGCATCGGGTTGATCATTGACTCCAGTGATGAGTTTGTGATTCCGGAAGACATCATTAAACTGCAAAGTATCTATGAACTTCACTTTGATATTCTGGGGATGCCCGTCATCGATCAAAAGAAAAAGAAACTGGGCAAAGTAATCGACTATACGGTCGAAACCGGTGGGTTTGTTGTCCAGCAGCTGACGGTTAAACGGCCACTCCTTCGTAGCCTCAATGATACAGAACTACTCATCCATCGTTCTCAGATTGTTGAGATTAACAATCATGAGATTGTTGTCCACTCGGAAGTGTCGGTTCCGGAGCCAAAACGACACGAAGTTTCCGGTAGTTATGTCAATCCGTTTCGTGGTAGTGCGAAACCAGCTCCAGAATCAGTCAACCAATCCAATCGCTAA
- a CDS encoding RecX family transcriptional regulator: protein MKVTSLSSQVRNPDRVNVSIDGKYRFSLDVSQITDLNVRVGRELENDEVAELEIESQFGKLYARALEYCLMRPHSVREVRDYLRRKTIATRYKSRSGELRERLGYSPALVPRVLKKLQHKRYLDDEQFARWWFENRNVGKGTSLRKLKVELRSKGVEPDIVERMIAENLRDDATELQKLIAKKRSRYADDQKLAQYLLRQGFRYDDIRLAIGLVD from the coding sequence TTGAAAGTAACAAGCCTTTCGTCTCAGGTGAGAAATCCTGATCGAGTCAATGTAAGTATTGACGGCAAGTATCGGTTTAGTTTGGATGTCTCGCAGATCACCGATCTGAATGTCAGAGTTGGCAGGGAGCTAGAGAATGACGAAGTAGCTGAACTCGAGATCGAGAGTCAATTTGGCAAGCTCTATGCTCGGGCATTAGAATATTGCCTGATGCGACCGCACAGTGTGCGCGAAGTCCGTGATTACCTACGTCGTAAAACGATCGCTACGAGATACAAAAGTAGAAGCGGAGAATTGAGGGAGCGTCTCGGCTACTCCCCTGCCCTCGTGCCAAGGGTGTTGAAAAAACTACAACATAAGCGTTACCTTGATGATGAACAATTTGCGCGTTGGTGGTTCGAGAATAGGAACGTAGGGAAAGGTACTTCCCTACGCAAACTTAAAGTAGAACTAAGGTCAAAGGGGGTAGAACCAGACATTGTTGAGCGGATGATAGCAGAGAACCTTCGTGATGATGCTACGGAGTTACAAAAGCTCATTGCAAAAAAACGCTCTCGGTACGCTGACGATCAAAAACTAGCACAATATCTGCTAAGACAGGGGTTCCGCTATGATGATATACGTTTAGCGATTGGATTGGTTGACTGA
- the recA gene encoding recombinase RecA, with the protein MAKQSDSKTLAEKPVANEGKLKALGLAMDQITKQFGDGSIMKLGEAKKVDVELLSSGSLSLDIALGGGYPKGRIIEVYGPESSGKTTLTLHAIAEIQKQGGTAAFIDAEHALDPSYAKKLGVDTDNLLVSQPDNGEQALEIVETLVRSNAVDLIVVDSVAALVPQAEIDGDMGDSHMGLQARLMSQALRKLTGIINKSKATVIFINQIRMKIGVMFGNPETTTGGNALKFYASVRADIRRTGQIKEGEEIIGNRTKVKIVKNKIAPPFRVAEFDIMYNEGISKTGDVLDLGVQHGIVGKSGAWFDYADAKIGQGREQTKKYLKENPAVLAEIEKKVREKVSSEQE; encoded by the coding sequence ATGGCAAAACAGTCTGACAGTAAAACATTGGCCGAAAAACCAGTTGCCAACGAGGGTAAGTTAAAGGCGCTTGGTCTCGCGATGGATCAGATCACTAAGCAATTTGGTGATGGGTCAATTATGAAATTGGGTGAGGCAAAGAAAGTTGACGTTGAACTATTGTCGAGCGGTAGTCTCAGCCTTGACATTGCTCTTGGCGGCGGCTATCCAAAGGGCCGTATTATTGAGGTATATGGTCCTGAAAGCTCGGGCAAGACCACGCTGACGCTGCACGCTATCGCTGAAATTCAAAAACAAGGCGGCACTGCGGCATTTATTGATGCCGAGCATGCACTCGATCCCTCCTATGCAAAGAAGCTTGGAGTGGACACCGATAACCTACTCGTCAGCCAGCCCGATAACGGTGAGCAGGCGCTCGAGATCGTCGAGACGCTCGTGCGCTCAAACGCCGTTGATCTCATTGTCGTTGATTCCGTCGCAGCTCTTGTGCCGCAGGCTGAGATTGACGGCGATATGGGCGACAGTCATATGGGCCTCCAGGCGCGGCTCATGAGTCAGGCGCTTCGAAAGCTAACAGGCATCATCAATAAGTCAAAGGCGACGGTTATCTTTATCAACCAAATTCGCATGAAAATCGGCGTTATGTTTGGTAACCCAGAGACGACGACAGGTGGTAATGCACTCAAGTTTTATGCGTCGGTTCGAGCTGACATTCGTCGAACCGGTCAGATCAAAGAGGGCGAAGAGATCATTGGTAATCGTACTAAAGTAAAGATCGTCAAGAACAAGATTGCACCGCCATTTCGTGTTGCAGAGTTTGACATCATGTATAACGAGGGTATCTCAAAAACTGGCGATGTATTAGATCTGGGTGTCCAGCACGGTATTGTTGGCAAATCCGGAGCGTGGTTCGATTATGCCGACGCAAAGATTGGCCAGGGGCGGGAACAAACAAAAAAATACCTCAAAGAAAATCCTGCTGTACTTGCTGAAATCGAGAAGAAAGTACGTGAAAAGGTTTCGAGCGAGCAAGAATAG
- a CDS encoding type II secretion system protein, producing MKSIRQTRGFTVIELIVAIVLIGIAGWLFYSERLNADAIQRDSARKIAINAMYYNLEEVYYAKNNYYPTSIDSKVLRAMDPGLFTDPTGTSVGELGANYTYDGANCTPDGKCSGYTLRSIMEREADYVKKNRATK from the coding sequence ATGAAATCGATCAGACAAACCAGAGGGTTTACCGTCATTGAGCTGATAGTCGCTATCGTGCTCATTGGTATTGCTGGCTGGCTTTTTTATAGTGAGCGATTGAATGCCGATGCTATTCAACGCGACTCTGCCCGTAAAATTGCCATCAATGCAATGTACTATAATCTTGAGGAAGTCTACTACGCAAAAAATAACTACTACCCTACCTCCATTGACAGTAAGGTTCTGCGGGCTATGGATCCAGGGCTATTCACTGACCCCACCGGAACTTCAGTCGGCGAACTGGGCGCTAATTATACGTACGATGGGGCCAATTGCACGCCCGATGGCAAGTGTTCAGGATACACGCTACGATCAATCATGGAGCGCGAGGCAGATTACGTCAAAAAGAATCGCGCAACCAAATAA